In bacterium, a single window of DNA contains:
- a CDS encoding CAP domain-containing protein — translation MLTVKKSMPLTFQLLSVFFLIACEPKVDPRMLELEQRILQEINTFRSNEEKPVLSENEKLSEVAREHSEDMSRRDYFSHDTPEGVSFDERIAKAGIAYLKAGENIYYRLNPDIENLSVAELASGVVEAWKNSSGHREIMLDADFNEAGVGCFSGGDELYVTLDVIEAP, via the coding sequence ATGTTAACTGTTAAAAAATCCATGCCGCTCACGTTCCAATTGCTTTCAGTCTTTTTCCTTATAGCTTGCGAGCCTAAGGTTGACCCGAGAATGCTCGAACTCGAGCAGCGCATACTCCAGGAGATAAATACCTTCAGGTCGAACGAGGAAAAGCCTGTTCTTTCAGAAAACGAGAAACTATCTGAGGTGGCTAGAGAGCATTCAGAGGACATGTCCAGGAGGGATTACTTTTCCCATGACACGCCCGAGGGTGTGTCCTTCGATGAGAGGATAGCTAAGGCAGGCATCGCTTACCTTAAGGCAGGGGAGAACATCTACTACAGATTAAATCCCGATATAGAGAATCTGAGCGTTGCGGAACTTGCCTCGGGCGTCGTAGAAGCGTGGAAGAATTCCAGCGGACACAGAGAGATAATGCTCGATGCGGATTTCAACGAGGCCGGTGTCGGATGCTTTTCAGGCGGGGATGAGCTTTACGTTACGCTTGATGTGATTGAGGCTCCTTAG
- a CDS encoding endonuclease III, with product MKNEDLPEAIAILRKEAERYNPPVSERQHAYHNPFRVLVSVLLSARTKDETTDTVVDRLFEKVSSPADIAALSAKELEKLLYPVGFYKTKAKHLRDTSRLIMENYNGIVPDMMQELLNLPGIGRKSANLILGLVFNKPSICVDTHVHRIVNRWGYVRTKTPFETEMALRKKLSEKYWIEINRLLVIYGQNVCTPVSPYCSKCSIGEYCKKVGVLRTR from the coding sequence GTGAAGAATGAAGACCTGCCAGAAGCAATTGCAATCTTGAGGAAAGAGGCGGAGAGATATAATCCTCCAGTCTCCGAACGCCAGCATGCGTACCATAATCCCTTCAGGGTTCTAGTGTCCGTACTTCTTTCGGCAAGAACCAAGGATGAAACCACCGACACCGTCGTTGACAGGCTTTTCGAGAAAGTCTCTTCGCCTGCGGATATAGCGGCACTTTCTGCAAAAGAACTTGAAAAATTGCTTTACCCTGTCGGGTTCTACAAAACGAAGGCGAAGCATTTAAGGGATACATCACGATTGATTATGGAGAATTACAACGGGATAGTTCCCGACATGATGCAGGAGCTTTTAAATCTTCCCGGTATAGGCCGAAAATCAGCCAACTTGATACTCGGTCTTGTTTTCAATAAACCTTCCATCTGTGTAGACACTCACGTGCACCGTATTGTCAACAGGTGGGGATACGTACGCACCAAAACGCCCTTCGAGACCGAGATGGCATTGAGGAAAAAACTTTCGGAAAAGTACTGGATAGAGATAAACCGGTTGCTGGTGATTTACGGCCAGAACGTATGTACTCCGGTGTCACCATACTGCTCAAAATGCTCGATAGGAGAATACTGCAAGAAAGTGGGCGTCTTGAGGACGCGATAA
- a CDS encoding cation-translocating P-type ATPase gives MDWTRLSPEEAARILKTDLVSGLTKEEAKKRLALEGPNRWADEKAPNPLVMFLRQFLDPIVIILLVALVVSGFVLGEWLDAGAIGVILVLNSVLGFVQEYRAEKALSALKKLSSPKTNVLRSGEILEVDTEELVRGDIVLLAAGDKVPADGRLFDAKHLLVDESSLTGESVAVDKQTQELAHETRLVGEKRNMAFLGTSVVKGRGALVVTSTAKATELGKVAESLSEKEDSTPLEKDLKKLGGKILFICLGASALVFFIGLFNQVNWLETLLIAISLAVAAIPEGLPAAVTISLALGVRRMAERRSIVRRLHAVETLGATTFICTDKTGTLTENIMKVEKLIPLHQKDEGMLIRAMLLCNDTRKSGELYSGDPTETALVRFAETEGFDFEEMKRTHPRVDEIAFDSDRKMMTTLHRWDRGFISMTKGAPENIITRSANLDSQARKQWLERCDELSRNGFRLLGFAEKEVNLTSVNASLEKDMRFLGIIAESDPPRKEVAAALAECRKAGIGVAMITGDHVSTAKAIGSRIGLEGDVMSGEELAEIDDEVLHDKIEDIAVYARVSPLQKVKILEALKYRGHVVAMTGDGVNDAPALKKSDIGVAMGITGTDVAVEASQMILTDDNFATIVSAIKEGRLIFSNIKKFVHFLLSCNVSEVLSVLIASLLGMPFPLFPIQILWINLVTDGLPALALGTDKPTMDLMAKPPRKTSEGIITQMGLLGILIQGLILTSGVIAAYALELYVLPQLLGYKSDLGIARTVTFATLVLSQLLHAFNFRVEKSFIISRETFKNMFLNISFLASLALQALVIFLSPLQVIFKTSSLNWIHLIVAAVASIVPAIGINIFRRHAKRFA, from the coding sequence ATGGACTGGACTCGCCTTTCACCTGAAGAAGCGGCGAGAATCCTGAAAACCGATCTTGTTTCAGGCTTGACCAAAGAAGAAGCCAAAAAAAGACTAGCGCTTGAAGGACCCAATCGCTGGGCGGACGAAAAGGCTCCTAATCCTTTAGTCATGTTTCTCAGGCAGTTTCTGGATCCCATCGTCATAATTCTTCTTGTTGCACTCGTTGTATCCGGTTTCGTTCTTGGCGAATGGCTCGATGCGGGAGCGATAGGAGTGATTCTCGTCCTGAATTCCGTACTCGGATTTGTCCAGGAATACAGGGCTGAGAAAGCGCTTTCGGCCCTTAAAAAGCTCTCCTCGCCAAAAACGAATGTTCTTCGTTCAGGAGAGATTCTAGAGGTCGATACGGAGGAGCTTGTCCGCGGAGACATAGTGCTTCTTGCTGCAGGCGACAAGGTGCCGGCAGACGGCCGGCTCTTCGATGCCAAGCATCTTCTTGTAGACGAATCGAGCCTTACTGGCGAATCCGTCGCAGTTGATAAGCAAACGCAGGAACTTGCCCACGAGACCCGTCTCGTTGGAGAAAAAAGGAATATGGCATTTCTCGGAACGAGCGTGGTAAAAGGCAGGGGCGCCCTTGTTGTAACATCCACAGCAAAAGCGACCGAACTCGGCAAGGTTGCCGAGTCCCTTTCCGAAAAGGAAGACTCCACCCCGCTTGAAAAGGATCTTAAGAAGCTTGGAGGAAAGATTCTCTTCATTTGTCTTGGAGCCAGCGCTCTCGTCTTCTTCATAGGCCTTTTCAATCAGGTGAACTGGCTCGAGACCCTGCTTATTGCGATAAGCCTTGCCGTTGCCGCCATCCCAGAGGGTCTTCCTGCAGCGGTAACAATATCGCTTGCCCTGGGCGTAAGACGCATGGCAGAGCGCCGTTCCATAGTCCGCAGACTGCATGCAGTTGAAACGCTTGGTGCGACTACTTTCATCTGCACGGACAAGACCGGAACCCTGACCGAGAACATAATGAAGGTCGAAAAACTCATTCCTCTCCACCAGAAGGATGAAGGCATGCTTATAAGAGCGATGCTTTTGTGCAACGATACCAGGAAATCAGGAGAGCTGTACTCCGGCGATCCGACAGAAACCGCGCTCGTCAGATTCGCTGAAACCGAAGGCTTCGACTTCGAGGAGATGAAGCGCACGCATCCAAGAGTGGATGAGATAGCGTTCGATTCGGACAGAAAGATGATGACGACCCTGCACAGATGGGATAGGGGTTTCATATCCATGACAAAGGGAGCACCGGAGAACATAATAACACGCTCGGCGAACCTCGATTCTCAAGCCCGAAAGCAATGGCTTGAACGCTGCGACGAACTCTCGCGCAACGGATTCAGACTTCTCGGTTTTGCGGAGAAGGAAGTTAATTTGACTTCAGTAAATGCTTCGCTTGAAAAAGACATGCGGTTCCTCGGCATAATCGCCGAAAGCGATCCGCCTAGAAAGGAAGTGGCCGCAGCCCTGGCAGAATGCCGCAAGGCGGGCATCGGCGTCGCCATGATAACGGGCGATCACGTTTCTACTGCAAAAGCTATAGGTTCAAGGATAGGTCTTGAGGGCGATGTAATGTCCGGAGAGGAACTCGCTGAGATCGACGATGAGGTCCTTCACGACAAGATAGAAGATATCGCAGTGTACGCAAGGGTTTCTCCTCTTCAAAAAGTCAAGATTCTTGAAGCTCTGAAGTATCGCGGCCACGTAGTGGCGATGACAGGCGACGGCGTCAATGACGCGCCAGCGCTAAAGAAATCCGATATCGGCGTCGCAATGGGCATAACAGGCACGGATGTTGCCGTAGAAGCCTCCCAGATGATTCTCACCGACGATAACTTCGCAACGATAGTTTCGGCTATTAAGGAAGGCCGTCTTATTTTCTCAAACATTAAAAAATTCGTGCACTTTCTGCTCTCGTGCAACGTCAGCGAGGTTCTTTCGGTGCTTATAGCCTCATTACTCGGAATGCCCTTCCCCCTCTTCCCTATCCAGATTCTATGGATAAACCTTGTGACGGACGGCCTCCCGGCTCTCGCTCTTGGGACCGACAAACCTACCATGGATCTAATGGCGAAGCCGCCTAGAAAAACGTCGGAAGGAATCATAACCCAGATGGGGCTTCTCGGTATACTCATTCAGGGTCTTATATTAACCTCGGGCGTGATTGCCGCATACGCCCTTGAATTATACGTACTTCCGCAGCTGTTAGGCTACAAATCCGATCTTGGAATCGCAAGAACGGTCACTTTTGCCACTCTAGTATTGAGCCAGCTACTGCATGCCTTCAACTTCAGGGTCGAAAAATCCTTTATTATATCTCGCGAGACGTTTAAAAACATGTTTCTCAACATCTCCTTCCTTGCCTCCCTTGCATTACAGGCGCTCGTTATTTTCCTTTCGCCTCTGCAGGTGATATTCAAAACATCCTCATTGAACTGGATACACCTTATTGTAGCCGCAGTCGCATCTATAGTACCGGCGATAGGAATCAATATCTTCCGAAGGCACGCCAAAAGATTCGCGTGA